Proteins from one Mycolicibacter virginiensis genomic window:
- a CDS encoding protein disulfide oxidoreductase → MRIYTLVIAAVAALIVGLVAPPAATAADDRLQFTATTIDGTAFNGASLQGKPAVLWFWRPSCPFCNAEAPSVSQVAAANPRVTFIGVAGRSDVASMQDFAAKYHLNFTNLNDADGSIWKRFGVPWQPAYVFERSDGASTFVNNPTSAMSQQELSDRVAALT, encoded by the coding sequence ATGAGGATCTACACGCTGGTAATCGCCGCTGTCGCCGCACTGATCGTCGGGCTGGTCGCCCCACCGGCCGCCACCGCCGCCGACGACCGCCTGCAGTTCACCGCCACCACCATTGACGGGACCGCTTTCAACGGTGCCAGCCTGCAGGGCAAACCCGCGGTGCTGTGGTTCTGGAGACCGAGTTGCCCGTTCTGCAACGCCGAGGCACCGTCGGTGAGCCAGGTCGCGGCCGCCAACCCCCGGGTGACCTTCATCGGGGTGGCGGGGCGCTCGGATGTGGCGTCGATGCAGGACTTCGCGGCCAAGTACCACCTGAACTTCACCAATCTCAACGACGCCGACGGCTCGATCTGGAAGCGTTTCGGGGTGCCGTGGCAGCCCGCGTACGTCTTCGAGCGCTCCGATGGCGCCTCGACCTTCGTGAACAACCCGACGTCGGCGATGTCGCAACAGGAGTTGTCGGACCGCGTCGCGGCGCTGACGTAG
- a CDS encoding class I SAM-dependent methyltransferase translates to MTEAPRHRGDYGIDGSFHRVPLGGQLAALAVGCAALAIYGGIALARGPLWAGAAALVLDVAVLTQVGLYWHATRAGKFKVWDDVLDGLRLRGDETVLDMGCGRGAVLCAAAKRLPDGRAIGVDLWQADQTDNSADATRANAALEGVADRIEVRTGDMTALPLADASVEVVVSNLAIHNIGSREGRRRALAEAARVLRPGGRLAIADLWEIRHHAAQLREMGWPDVTWRNLGWRMWYGGPWTSTRLVTATKPG, encoded by the coding sequence ATGACTGAGGCGCCACGCCATCGCGGCGACTACGGCATCGACGGGTCGTTTCACCGGGTGCCGCTGGGCGGGCAGCTCGCCGCTTTGGCGGTCGGGTGCGCCGCGCTGGCGATCTACGGCGGCATCGCCCTGGCCCGCGGTCCACTGTGGGCCGGCGCAGCGGCGTTGGTCCTCGACGTCGCCGTCCTGACCCAGGTCGGACTGTATTGGCATGCGACGCGGGCCGGCAAGTTCAAGGTGTGGGACGACGTCCTCGATGGGCTGCGGCTGCGCGGCGACGAAACCGTGCTCGACATGGGATGCGGTCGAGGTGCGGTGTTGTGCGCCGCGGCCAAGCGGCTGCCCGACGGCCGGGCGATCGGGGTCGACCTGTGGCAGGCCGATCAGACCGACAACTCGGCTGATGCCACCCGGGCCAACGCCGCCCTGGAAGGCGTCGCCGACCGGATCGAGGTGCGCACCGGCGACATGACTGCGCTGCCGCTGGCCGACGCCAGCGTCGAGGTGGTGGTGTCCAACCTGGCGATCCACAACATCGGGTCTCGCGAGGGCCGCCGGCGTGCGCTGGCGGAGGCGGCCCGGGTGCTGCGGCCCGGAGGCCGGTTGGCCATCGCCGACCTGTGGGAGATCCGCCACCACGCCGCCCAACTGCGTGAAATGGGTTGGCCCGACGTGACATGGCGCAACCTGGGCTGGCGAATGTGGTACGGCGGGCCGTGGACTTCGACCCGGCTGGTCACCGCGACGAAGCCGGGCTGA
- a CDS encoding zinc-binding dehydrogenase → MKAVSCSNSELELVELPTPVPARGQLLIDVLRCGICGSDLHARQHCDEVADVMAATGYDGFMRSDQQVVLGHEVCGEVLDHGPRTRKAPRPGTRVVALPLLRRGDAVHAIGLSESAPGGYAEQMLVEQSLTLPIPNGLSVDAAALTEPMAVAWHAVRRGEVRKRDVAIVIGCGPIGLAVVCMLKARGVRTVIASDFSPGRRALASRCGADIVVDPAHDSPYAAAAGHGHLEKAPDALGLAVGTVEKLYKARLPWWHVWRAAEAVGAATPNRPVIFECVGVPGVIDGIIAGAPLFSRVVVVGVCMGTDAIRPAIAINKETDLRFVLGYTPMEFRDTLHMIAEGKVDVSPLITGTVGLGGVANAFDALADPARHAKVLIDPKSPVLEVQR, encoded by the coding sequence GTGAAAGCCGTCAGTTGCAGCAACAGCGAACTCGAGCTCGTCGAACTACCTACCCCCGTCCCGGCCAGAGGCCAGCTCCTCATCGACGTGCTGCGGTGCGGTATCTGCGGATCTGATCTGCACGCACGCCAGCACTGCGACGAGGTCGCCGATGTCATGGCCGCGACCGGATACGACGGCTTCATGCGCTCGGATCAGCAGGTGGTGCTCGGGCACGAAGTCTGCGGCGAAGTACTCGACCACGGTCCCCGCACTCGAAAGGCGCCGCGCCCCGGCACCCGAGTAGTCGCACTACCGCTGTTGCGGCGCGGTGACGCTGTCCATGCGATCGGGTTGTCGGAATCGGCGCCGGGCGGCTACGCCGAGCAGATGCTCGTCGAGCAGTCGCTGACCCTGCCCATTCCCAACGGCCTGTCGGTGGACGCGGCCGCACTCACCGAACCGATGGCGGTCGCCTGGCATGCCGTGCGACGCGGCGAGGTGCGCAAGCGCGACGTGGCGATCGTGATCGGCTGCGGACCGATCGGCCTGGCGGTGGTGTGCATGCTCAAAGCCCGCGGTGTGCGCACGGTGATCGCCAGTGACTTCTCGCCCGGCCGCCGCGCGCTGGCCAGCCGCTGCGGCGCCGACATCGTCGTCGACCCGGCACATGATTCGCCCTATGCCGCGGCCGCGGGCCACGGCCACCTGGAGAAGGCGCCGGATGCGCTGGGCTTGGCGGTGGGCACCGTCGAAAAGCTGTACAAGGCACGGTTGCCCTGGTGGCATGTCTGGCGGGCCGCCGAAGCCGTCGGCGCCGCCACACCCAACCGCCCGGTGATCTTCGAGTGTGTGGGGGTGCCCGGTGTCATCGACGGCATTATCGCCGGCGCGCCTCTGTTCTCCCGGGTGGTCGTGGTCGGCGTCTGCATGGGAACCGACGCGATCCGGCCGGCGATCGCGATCAACAAGGAAACCGACCTGCGGTTCGTATTGGGATACACACCAATGGAATTCCGAGACACCCTGCACATGATCGCCGAGGGCAAGGTCGACGTCTCGCCGTTGATCACCGGCACCGTCGGACTGGGCGGGGTGGCGAACGCGTTCGACGCGCTGGCGGACCCGGCCCGGCACGCCAAGGTTCTGATCGATCCCAAAAGCCCGGTGCTGGAGGTCCAACGGTGA
- a CDS encoding 6-phosphofructokinase, translating to MTAGIKRIAISTGGGDAPGLNAVVYAATLAARRRGWDVVGIRDGYNGLLLGDDYPDGGLIELTRNRVRGIIHQGGTILGSTNRGNPIAYPVQQPDGSWSEQDRTDELLERFAEHEIDALITIGGDGSLAIGHHLHQAGLRLVGVPKTIDNDLEGTAATFGFDSAVDFASECIDRLFPTATSHSRIIVVEVMGRYAGWIALHAGLASGVHAILLPEIPYRLEPVAELINERAQRGSTYSIVCVAEGAKPVGGELTVAGKAVGQAERLGGVGAKVAAELEALTGRESRAVVLGHLLRGGSPSSVDRLLGLRFGAAAVRALDEGRSGVMVALNPPTVDYVPLAEATRRQKTVPVDCDSIETARDLGIRFGDESLHDD from the coding sequence GTGACGGCGGGCATCAAGCGCATCGCGATCAGCACTGGTGGCGGTGACGCGCCAGGCCTCAACGCCGTCGTCTACGCCGCCACCCTGGCCGCCCGACGACGAGGCTGGGACGTGGTCGGGATCCGCGACGGCTACAACGGGCTGCTGCTCGGCGACGACTATCCCGATGGCGGATTGATCGAGCTGACCCGTAACCGGGTGCGCGGCATCATCCACCAGGGCGGCACCATCTTGGGCAGCACCAACCGCGGCAACCCGATCGCCTACCCGGTGCAGCAGCCCGACGGCAGCTGGAGCGAACAGGACCGCACCGACGAGTTGCTCGAGCGCTTCGCAGAGCACGAGATCGATGCGTTGATCACCATCGGCGGCGACGGGTCCCTGGCGATCGGACACCACCTGCACCAGGCTGGGCTGCGGCTGGTCGGGGTGCCCAAGACCATCGACAACGACCTGGAGGGCACCGCGGCGACGTTCGGTTTCGACAGTGCGGTCGATTTCGCCTCCGAGTGCATCGATCGGTTGTTTCCCACCGCGACCTCGCACAGCCGGATCATCGTGGTGGAGGTGATGGGCCGCTACGCCGGCTGGATCGCGCTGCATGCCGGGCTGGCGTCCGGGGTGCACGCCATCTTGCTTCCGGAGATCCCGTATCGGCTCGAGCCGGTGGCCGAGCTGATCAACGAACGCGCGCAACGTGGTTCAACGTATTCCATTGTCTGCGTGGCCGAAGGCGCCAAGCCGGTGGGCGGAGAGCTCACCGTGGCGGGCAAGGCGGTGGGTCAGGCCGAACGTCTGGGCGGTGTGGGCGCCAAGGTTGCCGCTGAACTCGAGGCGCTCACCGGGCGCGAGTCGCGTGCCGTGGTGCTCGGGCACCTGTTACGTGGCGGTTCGCCGTCGTCGGTGGACCGGCTGCTGGGGCTGCGGTTCGGCGCTGCGGCGGTGCGGGCCCTCGACGAGGGGCGCAGCGGGGTGATGGTGGCGCTCAACCCGCCGACGGTGGATTACGTGCCGTTGGCCGAAGCTACCCGCCGACAGAAAACCGTTCCAGTGGACTGTGATTCGATCGAGACCGCGCGCGATCTCGGGATCAGGTTCGGCGACGAGAGCCTGCACGATGACTGA
- the recC gene encoding exodeoxyribonuclease V subunit gamma, whose translation MGLHLHRAERTDVLADGLGALLATPPADPFAQELVLVPARGVERWLSQRLSHVLGAGPGGDGVCAGVEFRSPVSLIAEITGAADDDPWSPDAMTWPLLAVIDANLDEPWCATLAKHLGHADPSPEGELRRGRRYAVARRLAGLFAAYARQRPQLLVDWSAGQATDGAGAALPDDLGWQPPLWRALAAAVGIDPPHVRHRDTVARLRQGPTETLPARLSLFGHTRLACTDIELLDALATHHDLHLWLPHPSDALWQALGDVHGALPRSEDDTRRSAHHPLLETLGRDLRELQRSLPATPASDEYLSAATHPETLLGWLQSDLGANALRPEGRSRAASDRSVQVHSCHSPARQVDVLREVLLGLLHDDPTLEPRDIVVMCPDIETYAPLIVADFGLGELAGDTHPAHRLRVQLADRALTQTNPLLAVAAELLEIAGSRATATAVLNLAHTDPVRARFGFTDNDLAQITTWVRTANIRWGFDPHTRERYGLSHIVHNTWRFGLDRILTGVAMSDDSQAWLDTALPLDDVGSSQVELAGKLAEFVARLQSAVDKLDGTRPLAEWVTALRDGVAELADAGSEAWQSAHLQRELTQVLSDAAARSDTVLRLPDVRVLMAGHLAGRPTRANFRTGTLTVCTMVPMRSVPHRVVCLLGVDDGVFPRLNLPDGDDVLARRPMTGERDIRSEDRQLLLDAITAATEKLVITYTGADEHTGHLRPPAVPLAELIDALDQTTPEPVREHLIVEHPLQPFDVKNVEPGRLIPDVPFTFDPTVPLAARTAAGTRRDAAQFITDPLPAPPPGDVALVDLLKFFKDPVKGFFSALNYTLPWEVDEVEDGMPVEIDALGEWAVGNRMLHDMLLGVDSAKAIEAEWRRGSLPPGQLGWRTAKQIRDRVVQLAAAALEHRVGAPATYDIDLDLGGGRRLTGTVTPVFDTTTVSVNYSKLRDTHLLQAWIPLVALAAQRPGVEWTARCIGRARDGERALQRLLGPPPNPMETLRELVWLYDIGRCEPLPLPIKTSFAWAEKRHAGRDPVWYASSKWATQRYPGEDAEPASVRVWGPRAPFAVLQGPPRPGEEIDGEDTRLGALAARLWLPLLRAERPVR comes from the coding sequence ATGGGACTGCACCTGCACCGCGCCGAGCGCACCGACGTCCTCGCCGACGGCCTGGGTGCGCTGTTGGCGACGCCGCCGGCCGACCCGTTCGCCCAGGAGCTGGTGCTGGTGCCGGCGCGCGGGGTGGAGCGCTGGCTGTCCCAGCGGCTGTCGCATGTGTTGGGCGCCGGGCCCGGGGGCGACGGGGTGTGCGCGGGCGTGGAGTTTCGCAGCCCGGTTTCGCTGATCGCCGAGATCACCGGCGCTGCCGACGACGATCCGTGGTCCCCGGATGCCATGACCTGGCCGCTGTTGGCGGTGATCGACGCGAACCTGGACGAGCCCTGGTGTGCCACGCTGGCAAAGCATTTGGGCCACGCCGACCCCAGTCCGGAGGGTGAGCTGCGCCGCGGCCGGCGCTATGCGGTGGCGCGCCGGCTGGCCGGACTGTTCGCCGCTTACGCCCGTCAGCGACCGCAGTTGCTCGTCGACTGGAGCGCCGGTCAGGCCACCGACGGTGCCGGTGCAGCGTTGCCCGACGACTTGGGTTGGCAGCCGCCGCTGTGGCGCGCGCTGGCGGCTGCCGTCGGGATCGATCCTCCGCACGTTCGGCACCGCGATACGGTCGCGCGGCTGCGCCAGGGGCCGACCGAGACGCTGCCGGCCCGGCTGTCACTGTTCGGACACACCCGGTTGGCGTGCACCGACATCGAGTTGCTGGACGCCCTGGCCACCCACCACGACCTGCACCTGTGGCTGCCGCACCCCTCCGATGCGCTGTGGCAGGCGCTCGGTGACGTACACGGCGCCCTGCCGCGCTCCGAGGACGACACCCGGCGCAGCGCACACCACCCGCTGCTGGAAACCCTGGGTCGTGATCTGCGGGAGCTGCAGCGCAGTCTGCCGGCGACTCCCGCCAGCGATGAATACCTCAGTGCCGCAACGCACCCGGAGACGCTGTTGGGTTGGCTGCAATCCGATCTGGGCGCCAACGCGCTGCGCCCCGAGGGCCGCAGCCGCGCCGCATCCGACCGCTCGGTGCAGGTGCACAGCTGCCACAGCCCGGCCCGCCAAGTCGACGTGCTGCGCGAAGTGCTGCTCGGGCTGCTGCATGACGATCCGACGCTGGAGCCCCGCGACATCGTGGTGATGTGCCCCGACATCGAAACCTACGCACCGTTGATTGTCGCCGACTTCGGGCTGGGCGAGCTGGCCGGGGACACCCACCCGGCGCACCGGTTGCGGGTTCAGCTCGCCGACCGGGCGCTGACCCAGACCAACCCGCTGCTGGCGGTGGCCGCCGAACTGCTGGAGATCGCCGGCAGCCGCGCCACCGCCACCGCCGTGCTCAACCTCGCCCACACCGACCCGGTACGGGCGCGGTTCGGCTTCACCGACAACGATCTGGCCCAGATCACCACCTGGGTGCGTACCGCCAACATCCGATGGGGTTTCGATCCGCACACCCGCGAGCGGTACGGCCTGTCCCACATCGTGCACAACACTTGGCGATTCGGGCTGGACCGCATCCTGACCGGGGTGGCGATGTCCGACGATTCGCAGGCCTGGCTGGACACCGCGCTGCCGCTCGACGACGTCGGCAGCAGTCAGGTGGAGCTGGCCGGGAAACTGGCCGAGTTCGTCGCACGGTTGCAGTCGGCGGTCGACAAGCTGGACGGAACGCGCCCGCTGGCGGAGTGGGTCACCGCGCTGCGCGACGGGGTCGCCGAGCTGGCCGACGCCGGCAGTGAGGCCTGGCAGAGCGCGCATCTGCAGCGCGAGTTGACGCAAGTGCTCTCCGACGCCGCGGCCCGCAGCGACACCGTGCTGCGGCTGCCCGATGTCCGCGTGCTGATGGCCGGGCATCTGGCCGGGCGCCCGACCCGGGCCAACTTCCGCACCGGAACGCTCACGGTGTGCACCATGGTGCCGATGCGGTCGGTGCCGCACCGGGTGGTGTGCCTGCTGGGCGTGGACGACGGCGTGTTCCCCCGACTGAATCTTCCCGACGGCGACGACGTGCTGGCGCGGCGCCCGATGACCGGCGAACGTGACATCCGTTCCGAGGACCGGCAATTGCTGCTCGACGCGATCACCGCGGCCACCGAGAAGCTGGTGATCACCTACACCGGCGCCGACGAACACACCGGCCACCTCCGCCCGCCCGCAGTGCCGCTAGCCGAGTTGATCGACGCCCTGGATCAGACCACGCCCGAACCGGTGCGCGAGCACCTCATCGTGGAACATCCCCTGCAGCCGTTCGACGTCAAGAACGTCGAGCCCGGCCGGCTGATCCCCGACGTGCCGTTCACCTTCGACCCGACCGTCCCGCTGGCCGCCAGAACCGCCGCCGGAACCCGCCGTGACGCAGCGCAGTTCATCACCGACCCGCTGCCCGCACCGCCGCCGGGCGACGTTGCGCTCGTCGACCTGCTGAAGTTCTTCAAGGATCCGGTCAAGGGGTTTTTCAGTGCGCTGAACTACACGCTGCCGTGGGAGGTCGACGAGGTCGAAGACGGTATGCCCGTCGAGATCGACGCGCTTGGCGAATGGGCGGTCGGCAATCGGATGTTGCACGACATGCTGCTGGGGGTCGACTCGGCCAAGGCCATCGAGGCCGAGTGGCGGCGCGGCAGTCTGCCGCCCGGTCAGCTGGGCTGGCGCACCGCCAAACAGATTCGGGACCGGGTGGTGCAATTGGCGGCCGCGGCGCTCGAGCATCGTGTCGGTGCGCCCGCGACCTACGACATCGATCTGGATCTCGGCGGTGGGCGCCGGCTGACCGGAACCGTCACCCCGGTGTTCGATACGACTACCGTGTCGGTCAACTACTCCAAGCTGCGGGACACCCACTTGTTGCAGGCCTGGATCCCGCTGGTGGCACTGGCCGCCCAGCGTCCCGGCGTGGAATGGACCGCCCGCTGCATCGGCCGGGCCCGCGACGGTGAACGCGCCCTGCAGCGGCTGCTCGGGCCGCCACCCAATCCGATGGAGACATTGCGGGAGCTGGTGTGGCTCTACGACATCGGGCGCTGCGAACCGCTGCCGCTGCCGATCAAGACTTCGTTCGCGTGGGCCGAGAAGCGCCACGCCGGCCGCGACCCGGTCTGGTACGCGAGCAGCAAATGGGCCACGCAGCGCTACCCCGGCGAGGACGCCGAGCCCGCGAGCGTCCGGGTCTGGGGGCCACGCGCGCCGTTCGCCGTGTTGCAGGGCCCGCCTCGTCCGGGTGAGGAGATCGACGGCGAAGACACCCGACTGGGCGCGCTGGCGGCCCGGCTGTGGCTGCCGCTGCTACGCGCGGAACGGCCGGTGCGCTGA
- the recB gene encoding exodeoxyribonuclease V subunit beta, which produces MERFDLLGPLPARATTTVLEASAGTGKTFTLAGLVTRYLAEGHATLDEMLLITFSRAATRELRDRVRRQLVETLAALDGTSTQQPNDLVAHLCSGSAEDREVRRRRLRDALAGFDAATIATTHQFCHLVLKSLGIAGDTSAGVELVESLDDLVIQVVDDLYLANFGTQRDEVALSYADALKLARVVVSDPYAQLRPQDPEPGSVAQVRLRFIDAVCTELELRKRRLGVLGYDDLLRRLAAALEPADSPARERMRQRWPIVMVDEFQDTDPIQWQVIERGFVGHSAVVLIGDPKQAIYGFRGGDIYTYLQAARTAGQQRTLAVNWRSDSALVGALQTVMGGAALGDPQIVVHDVQAAVGGSRLVGAPSTAPFRLRVVGRAAFGVSSDRVVPMPKLRRHIPDDLAADVAALWASGATFDGRPITPGDVAVIVENSKDAAACQEALLRAGIPAVFTGDADVFSSAAAADWLCLLEAFEATHRGGLVRAAAATVFFGYTAATLADGGDALTDKVASTLRDWADELRLHGPAAVFEAAQLAGLKRRLLGEYGGERTMTDLAHVAQLLHEAAHRDRLGLPALRDWLRRQCTEGNGGGQHNRRLDSDAAAVQILTVWGAKGLQFPIVYLPFAFNRHMFDEAIPLYHDGGVRCRHVGGPDSFDHTDVQRLSLAEAARNDIRLAYVALTRAQSQVVAWWAASYDEPNGGLSRLLRGRCRGEAPVPDRCEPKPTDDEALSCFREWEAAGGLVIEDSVIAPLAPVVPAQPPDGLEARHFHRHIDTGWRRTSYSGLIRHASEVTEGGASGVHSEPELSARDDEADDVPVAVAPPPVGADLISPMAELPAGAAFGSLVHAVLETADPFAADLAAELEAHVRQHAAWWSVDAEPAALAAALVPMHDTPLGPLADGLTLREIGTRDRLRELDFEIPLAGGDVRGVALDVRLAEVGLLLREHLPADDPFAPYADRLATEALGGQPLRGYLSGSIDVVLRVPEQRFLVVDYKTNRLGDTAADYGFDRLTAAMLHSDYPLQALLYTAVLHRFLRWRLPGYDPGQHLGGVLYLFVRGMCGPDTPALGGHRAGVFDWRPPTALVVALSDLLHARRAA; this is translated from the coding sequence ATGGAACGCTTCGACCTGCTGGGCCCACTGCCCGCCCGCGCCACCACCACCGTCCTGGAGGCCAGCGCCGGCACTGGTAAGACGTTCACCTTGGCCGGTCTGGTGACCCGTTATCTGGCCGAGGGGCACGCCACGCTGGACGAGATGCTGCTGATCACGTTCAGCCGGGCGGCCACCCGGGAGCTGCGGGACCGGGTGCGTCGCCAGCTGGTGGAGACGTTGGCCGCCCTCGACGGCACCAGCACGCAGCAGCCCAATGATCTTGTCGCGCATCTGTGCAGCGGCAGCGCGGAGGATCGCGAGGTGCGCCGCCGGCGGCTGCGTGACGCGCTGGCCGGCTTCGACGCCGCGACCATCGCCACCACCCACCAGTTCTGTCATCTGGTGCTGAAATCACTCGGCATCGCCGGTGACACCAGCGCGGGCGTCGAGTTGGTGGAAAGCCTTGACGACCTGGTGATCCAGGTCGTGGATGACCTGTACCTCGCGAACTTCGGGACGCAGCGCGACGAGGTGGCGCTCAGTTACGCCGACGCGCTGAAACTCGCGCGGGTGGTGGTCTCCGACCCGTATGCCCAACTGCGCCCGCAGGATCCCGAACCGGGTTCGGTGGCGCAGGTGCGGCTGCGATTCATCGACGCGGTGTGCACGGAGTTGGAGTTGCGCAAGCGCCGGCTCGGCGTATTGGGGTACGACGACCTGCTGCGCCGGCTGGCCGCCGCACTGGAGCCGGCGGATTCGCCGGCGCGGGAACGGATGCGGCAGCGCTGGCCGATCGTGATGGTCGATGAGTTCCAGGACACCGACCCGATCCAGTGGCAGGTGATCGAACGCGGCTTCGTCGGGCATTCGGCGGTGGTGCTGATCGGCGACCCCAAGCAGGCGATCTACGGGTTCCGCGGCGGCGACATCTACACCTACCTGCAGGCGGCGCGCACCGCCGGGCAGCAGCGCACCCTGGCGGTGAACTGGCGCAGCGACTCAGCCCTGGTCGGTGCGCTGCAGACGGTGATGGGCGGTGCGGCGCTGGGTGACCCGCAGATCGTGGTGCACGATGTCCAGGCCGCGGTTGGCGGGTCTCGGCTGGTCGGTGCGCCCAGCACCGCCCCGTTCCGGCTGCGGGTGGTCGGCCGCGCGGCGTTCGGCGTCAGCTCAGACCGCGTTGTCCCGATGCCCAAGCTGCGCCGCCACATTCCCGATGATCTGGCCGCCGACGTCGCCGCCTTGTGGGCCAGCGGCGCGACCTTCGACGGCAGGCCGATCACCCCCGGTGACGTGGCGGTGATCGTCGAGAACAGCAAGGACGCCGCCGCCTGTCAGGAGGCCTTGCTGCGGGCCGGGATTCCCGCGGTGTTCACCGGCGATGCGGATGTGTTCTCCTCGGCTGCGGCCGCCGACTGGTTGTGTCTGCTGGAGGCGTTCGAGGCGACCCACCGCGGCGGGTTGGTGCGGGCCGCCGCGGCGACGGTGTTCTTCGGCTATACCGCCGCCACGCTGGCCGACGGCGGTGACGCGTTGACCGACAAGGTGGCGTCGACGTTGCGGGACTGGGCGGATGAGCTGCGGCTGCACGGGCCGGCGGCGGTGTTCGAGGCGGCGCAGTTGGCCGGCCTGAAGCGCCGGCTGCTCGGCGAGTACGGCGGCGAACGCACCATGACCGATCTGGCGCATGTGGCTCAGCTGCTGCATGAGGCCGCGCACCGCGACCGGCTGGGCCTGCCGGCGTTACGGGATTGGTTACGCCGGCAGTGCACCGAAGGAAACGGCGGCGGGCAGCACAATCGTCGGCTGGACTCCGACGCCGCTGCCGTGCAGATCCTGACGGTGTGGGGCGCCAAGGGTTTGCAGTTCCCGATCGTGTACCTGCCGTTCGCGTTCAACCGGCACATGTTCGACGAGGCCATCCCGCTCTATCACGACGGCGGTGTCCGCTGCCGGCACGTCGGCGGCCCGGACAGCTTCGACCACACCGATGTGCAACGGCTGAGCCTGGCCGAGGCTGCCCGCAACGACATTCGGCTCGCCTATGTGGCATTGACCCGCGCGCAGTCGCAGGTGGTGGCGTGGTGGGCGGCGTCGTACGACGAGCCCAACGGCGGCCTGTCCCGGCTGCTGCGGGGCCGGTGCCGCGGCGAGGCACCGGTGCCGGATCGCTGCGAGCCCAAACCCACCGATGACGAAGCACTGTCCTGTTTCCGGGAGTGGGAGGCCGCCGGCGGCCTGGTCATCGAGGACTCGGTGATCGCCCCGTTGGCACCGGTCGTTCCGGCGCAGCCTCCGGATGGCTTGGAAGCGCGGCATTTCCACCGCCACATCGACACCGGGTGGCGTCGCACGTCGTATTCGGGGCTGATCCGGCATGCCAGTGAGGTCACCGAGGGCGGGGCGTCTGGGGTGCACAGTGAACCCGAGTTGAGCGCCCGCGACGACGAGGCCGACGACGTGCCCGTAGCGGTGGCGCCGCCGCCGGTCGGGGCGGATCTGATCTCGCCGATGGCCGAGCTGCCCGCCGGGGCGGCGTTCGGCTCGCTGGTGCACGCCGTGCTGGAGACCGCCGATCCGTTCGCCGCCGACTTGGCCGCCGAGCTGGAAGCCCACGTGCGTCAGCACGCCGCCTGGTGGTCGGTGGACGCCGAGCCGGCCGCGCTGGCGGCGGCGCTGGTGCCCATGCACGACACTCCGCTGGGGCCGCTGGCCGACGGGCTGACACTGCGCGAGATCGGCACCCGGGACCGGTTGCGGGAGCTGGATTTTGAGATTCCCCTGGCCGGTGGAGATGTTCGCGGCGTAGCGCTGGACGTGCGGCTGGCGGAGGTGGGATTGCTGTTGCGCGAGCACCTGCCCGCCGACGACCCGTTCGCCCCGTATGCCGACCGGCTGGCCACCGAGGCCCTGGGCGGCCAGCCGCTGCGCGGATATCTGTCCGGGTCGATCGATGTGGTGCTGCGGGTGCCCGAGCAGCGCTTCCTGGTGGTCGACTACAAGACCAACCGGCTCGGCGACACCGCCGCCGACTACGGCTTCGACCGGCTCACCGCCGCCATGCTGCATTCGGACTACCCGCTACAGGCGCTGCTGTATACGGCGGTGCTGCACCGCTTCCTGCGGTGGCGGCTGCCCGGCTACGACCCCGGGCAGCACTTGGGCGGGGTGTTGTATCTGTTCGTGCGCGGAATGTGCGGACCGGACACCCCGGCGCTCGGCGGGCACCGTGCCGGGGTGTTCGACTGGCGGCCACCGACGGCACTGGTGGTGGCGTTGTCGGATCTGTTGCACGCGAGGCGGGCGGCATGA
- a CDS encoding cytochrome c biogenesis CcdA family protein: MNQNLPALAFAAGLVAALNPCGFALLPAYLALVVRGERAGGRAAVGRALAATAAMTLGFLAVFGAFGLLTVTVATRVERYLPYATVVIGLVLVALGVWLLAGRRLAVASFGGRWAPTARIGSMLGYGVAYACASLGCTIGPFLAVTGAALHGGRDAVIAYLAYAAGFGLLVGVLALAVALARSALIDRMRRITRYASRISGALLVAVGLYVGYYGFYEVRLFESDASADDPVLAAAGRLQGTLAGWVRQYGAWPWLAVLAILLVGALLRARRPGR; the protein is encoded by the coding sequence GTGAACCAGAACCTGCCGGCGCTGGCCTTCGCCGCAGGCTTGGTAGCGGCCCTGAATCCGTGTGGGTTCGCGCTGTTGCCCGCCTACCTGGCATTGGTGGTGCGCGGTGAGCGGGCCGGCGGACGGGCGGCGGTGGGTCGGGCGTTGGCGGCCACCGCGGCGATGACCCTGGGCTTTCTGGCGGTGTTTGGCGCCTTTGGGCTGCTCACCGTCACCGTGGCCACGCGGGTGGAACGTTATCTGCCCTACGCCACGGTGGTGATCGGCCTCGTGCTGGTGGCGCTTGGGGTTTGGCTGCTGGCCGGCCGCCGGCTCGCGGTCGCCTCGTTCGGCGGACGATGGGCCCCCACCGCTCGGATCGGATCGATGCTCGGCTACGGGGTGGCCTATGCCTGCGCGTCGCTGGGCTGCACGATCGGCCCGTTTCTGGCGGTCACCGGGGCGGCCCTGCACGGTGGCCGCGACGCCGTGATCGCTTATCTGGCCTATGCGGCCGGGTTCGGACTACTGGTCGGGGTATTGGCACTCGCCGTGGCGCTGGCTCGCTCCGCGCTGATCGACCGGATGCGCCGAATCACGCGCTACGCCAGCCGGATCAGCGGCGCGCTGTTGGTGGCCGTCGGACTCTATGTCGGCTACTACGGCTTCTACGAAGTTCGCCTGTTCGAGAGCGACGCCAGCGCCGACGATCCGGTGCTGGCCGCCGCGGGCCGGTTACAAGGCACGCTCGCGGGGTGGGTGCGTCAGTACGGGGCCTGGCCGTGGCTGGCGGTGTTGGCGATCCTCCTGGTGGGCGCCTTGCTGCGGGCCCGCCGCCCCGGTCGTTGA